The Elusimicrobiota bacterium genome contains the following window.
GCCCCCGGCCAGCCTTCCGTGAAAGCCTTCGCCGAATCCGCCGACGCCGCGCTGACCCGCCGCGTGGCCAACAGCCCGCCGGCCCGCGACGAGGCGCGCTGGCTCCCCGGCTGGCGCAAGCGCCTGCTCACCTACCTCGACCTCTGAGGCCGTCACAAGGCCGTCAAAATAATGTGACCTGGCAGAGTACGCCGGCGCTGATACCATATGGGTGACGAAACGGCCGCGATGACCCCTCCCTCGATCCCCCCTTGCTTTCCCTTCTCCTCCGATGAAGCGCGCGGCTGCGCGTACACGGCCAACCACGACCGCATCCTCGCCCGCGAGGCCGGCGAATCCCGCGAGCGCCTGGAGTTCCTGGTCAGCGCGGTGCAGTCGATCTCGGACTCGGTCGACCTCGGCGGGGCCCTCCACAGCCTGTGCGCCGCGGCCGTCCCTCGCCTGGGGCAGTGGTGCTCGATCACCCTGCGCTCCGGCGAGGACCTCGCGGCGCCCCAGGTCTGGCACGACGATCCGGACCGCGTCCGCCTCCTCCAGTCGCTCGCGGACATCCGCACGCCCTCCGGCGACCGGCGCGACCCGGTGCGCCGCGTGCTGGACTCCGGCAGGTCCGAGTTCGTCGCCCGGACGCCGCCCGACTTCAACGAGCGCCTCGCCGTCTCTCCGGAGCACCTGACCTTCCTGCAGGAGCTGGGCGTCGCCTCGTACATGTGCGTCCCGCTCCGGTCCCACGGGAAGACGCTCGGCGTGATGACGCTCGGCGCCGACTCGGGCTGGCGGCCGCTGTCCCGGACCGACCTCGTGATCGCCGAGCAGCTCGCCGCCCGCGCCGGCGCCGCGATCGAGAAGGCCCAGCTCCACCAGGCCGTGGAGAACGAGCTCGCCGAGCGCCGCCGGGCCGAGTCCGCCCTGCGCCGCCAGGAGGCCGAGCAGGCGGTGATCCTCGACACGGTGCGCGCCATGATCTGGTACAAGGACGCCGACAACCGGATCCTGCGCTGCAACCGCGCGGCCGCGCGCTGGCTCGGGAAGACCGTCGAGCAGGTCCAGGGGCGCAGGGGCGAGGAGCTCTTCCCCCTGGCCCGGGCCCGAGAGTACCACGCGAACGACCTCGCCGTCATCGCCTCGGGCAAGGCCCGCATCGGCGAGCTCGAGGAACTCCGGCTTCGCGGCGGCGCGAAGCGCTGGGTCCAGCGCGACACCTTGCCGTACCGCAACGAGAAGGGAGCGATCATCGGCGTCGTCATCATCGCCGTGGACGTGACCAAGCGCAAGCGCGCCGAGGACCTCGCGGTCGCCAAGGAGCGGGCGGAGCGCGAGTTCGTCGCCAACGTCTCGCACGAGTTCCGCACGCCCGTCGCCGCGATCAAGGGCTTCACGCAGACGCTCCGGGAGGGCGCCTGGAGGAACCCCGAGGACCGCGCCGCGTTCCTGGACATCATCGAGTCCAACGCCGACCGCCTCGACGCGATGCTCGGGGACCTCCTCACTTTGTCGGCTTTGGAGGGTTCCGCCCCGCTCCGGCCCGGCACGGTCGACCTCAACGCCGTCGCGCGCGACCGGGTGAGGAAGATCCTGCCGCGGGCCGCGCGCAAAGGCCTCGCCATCGCCGTGTCGGTCCCGCGCGGGCTGCGCGTGAAG
Protein-coding sequences here:
- a CDS encoding PAS domain-containing protein; amino-acid sequence: MGDETAAMTPPSIPPCFPFSSDEARGCAYTANHDRILAREAGESRERLEFLVSAVQSISDSVDLGGALHSLCAAAVPRLGQWCSITLRSGEDLAAPQVWHDDPDRVRLLQSLADIRTPSGDRRDPVRRVLDSGRSEFVARTPPDFNERLAVSPEHLTFLQELGVASYMCVPLRSHGKTLGVMTLGADSGWRPLSRTDLVIAEQLAARAGAAIEKAQLHQAVENELAERRRAESALRRQEAEQAVILDTVRAMIWYKDADNRILRCNRAAARWLGKTVEQVQGRRGEELFPLARAREYHANDLAVIASGKARIGELEELRLRGGAKRWVQRDTLPYRNEKGAIIGVVIIAVDVTKRKRAEDLAVAKERAEREFVANVSHEFRTPVAAIKGFTQTLREGAWRNPEDRAAFLDIIESNADRLDAMLGDLLTLSALEGSAPLRPGTVDLNAVARDRVRKILPRAARKGLAIAVSVPRGLRVKMNQAHLGQALGHLIDNAVKFTPPGGWVKVKARGSKGGAVIVVEDSGIGIPRAELPRVFDRFFRVAKGAQSGSPGLGLHLVKKLVGAYGGRVSARSRLARGSAFSVALPAAAAGGR